In one Magallana gigas chromosome 7, xbMagGiga1.1, whole genome shotgun sequence genomic region, the following are encoded:
- the LOC105345775 gene encoding monocarboxylate transporter 13, which yields MNITWGLVIAVSAFLIEVVVYGVSLAFGIYVIELQKEFDQGLSLISAIGSIHFGFQLSAGPLASFLMRKTSYRRVCLLGALLSSIGLSALPFTPNLPYLIVFYGVFTGLGYCFLYIPSHTLSGLWFEQKRGLVTGVVFSGSSLGGVVFPFINKDLIEVYGWRGSMFIIAAVNLQTFILAGLLRESPIQREWKKTKSNTVNTDLSESTTTVFTVHDVSENSIGCDGSIITNERCSHKARKMTKDPVTKAKSTLLQLLTNGPYVLFTINNFLWNIGTTLMVLLGPDYYTKIDLSLTQAATLMSIVQGTKVCGSVAGGFLGNHHSINRCLLCLSTNFVTGLCITALTLPVLDNMLALALVNSLYGLSAGITLSLTVTLVSDFVGSRLIGDGMGYLMLACGVGCFIGPPVGGYLRQQTDSYESAFYFAGLSVLLSGIVMLIIPIRDCFKRSNKYSISGSSKPR from the exons ATGAATATCACCTGGGGCTTAGTTATTGCCGTTTCGGCATTTCTGATTGAGGTCGTCGTCTACGGGGTCAGCCTTGCCTTTGGAATATATGTTATAGAACTCCAAAAAGAGTTCGATCAAGGCTTATCTTTGATTTCAGCCATTGGTTCCATACACTTTGGGTTCCAACTGTCTGCCG gCCCTCTGGCCAGTTTTTTAATGAGAAAAACGTCATACAGGAGAGTTTGTTTGCTGGGAGCTTTGCTAAGCAGCATTGGATTATCCGCATTACCCTTTACTCCAAATTTGCCATATTTGATAGTGTTTTATGGAGTTTTCACAG GTTTAGGGTACTGTTTTCTCTACATACCATCCCACACACTCTCGGGACTCTGGTTTGAACAAAAAAGGGGTCTCGTGACAGGTGTGGTATTTTCCGGTTCTTCACTGGGAGGCGTTGTGTTTCCATTTATTAACAAGGATCTCATCGAAGTGTATGGGTGGAGAGGATCCATGTTCATAATTGCCGCTGTTAACTTGCAAACTTTCATACTAGCTGGGCTCTTGAGAGAGTCCCCAATACAACGTGAGTGGAAAAAGACAAAGTCTAACACGGTAAATACTGACTTGTCAGAAAGCACAACAACTGTTTTTACCGTTCATGATGTGTCTGAAAACTCTATTGGTTGCGATGGATCAATAATAACAAATGAAAGGTGTTCACACAAAGCTAGAAAGATGACAAAAGACCCCGTAACAAAAGCAAAATCGACATTGCTGCAACTTTTGACCAATGGTCCATATGTTCTTTTtacaattaacaattttttatggAACATCGGTACTACATTGATGGTACTCCTTGGTCCCGATTACTACACCAAAATTGATCTAAGCTTGACCCAGGCGGCAACGCTTATGTCCATTGTTCAAGGTACAAAAGTATGCGGTAGCGTCGCGGGTGGATTTCTGGGGAATCACCATAGCATCAACAGATGTCTGTTGTGTTTGTCCACAAACTTTGTGACGGGGCTGTGTATCACAGCCTTAACCTTGCCGGTATTGGATAACATGTTGGCCCTCGCTTTGGTCAACTCCCTTTATGGATTATCTGCTGGCATTACACTTAGCCTTACAGTAACTTTGGTCTCAGATTTCGTGGGAAGTAGGCTGATTGGGGATGGAATGGGTTACCTTATGTTAGCCTGTGGAGTAGGCTGTTTCATTGGACCACCGGTTGGAG GTTACCTGAGACAACAAACAGATTCCTATGAAAGTGCCTTCTATTTTGCTGGATTATCCGTATTATTGAGCGGAATTGTGATGTTGATCATTCCAATAAGAGACTGTTTTAAACGAtccaataaatattcaatatcaGGATCCAGTAAACCAcgataa
- the LOC117681235 gene encoding uncharacterized protein — MDDLNELKAFGEGLGLKDTALADFIKEQQAIRRDERQAQRELEKIKMHAQADAEREKYNFELEREKVKIDIEKMKLEQHSYIASESKSHDSHVSAKIPKLPFFDDSHDEMDNSRVSSSPMTMSSSCQKNSSFNMPLSAGYVNNVPVTVLRDTGCSGIVVKMSKIQEENLIVGKKQTCILADGSKVSVPIAEVSIDTPFLKGQYEVWCMENPVYDLIVGNVPDAKPADQPDPDWQVNAVETRQQKRDKSKPYPQLRVPDMITADINPMTIRDAQEDDHSLKKVRENVENNLSQVKKNGKVSWFKKNDLMFRQYSTHVGDREKTYSQLVVPDKFRNQVMKLAHDSLLAGHLGTQRTLARVTSEFWWPGIQSDVRRFCQSCDICQRTVHKGKIKKVPLERMPLIDEPFQRVAVDLVGPLSPITDKGNRYILTLVDYASRYPEAIALPSIETERIAEALFEMFSRIGIPREMLTDMGAQFTSALMSEVSRLISLSQRTTTPYHPSCNGLVERFNGTLKQMLKRLCSEKPKDWDKYLSAVLFAYREVPQESLGFSPFELVYGRSVRGPISILKELWTNDIPDPNVKTTYQYVLDLKDRLQSMAELAKESLEKSSTRYKKHYDRKTRTRSLKVGDKALVLLPTDNNKLLLQWKGPFVVTKKVNRVDYQLDMQGKTKTFHINLLKKYIERPISDVASVTEDAGVLGLVNAAVVDCVDDEDQDGQLDEYPQSQVSVSTVNINPSLSLESKDRLMKLLFKFDDVFQDSPGITSILEHEIRTTSAKPIHVKNRQIPYSMEETVNKEVSDMLKMNIIESSDSPYCSPVVIVPKKDGTNRFCIDFRQLNNQTIFDSEPMPDADEMFSKLAGHKFFSKIDLSKGYWQVKLTDDSKPKTAFRTGKGLFQFRVMPFGLVTAPATFSRLMRKVLHGMENVDNFIDDILVYTTSLDHHFVVLDELFLGLRTAGLTAKPGKCSLAYSNIDCLGHVVGNEVLKPDFDKVEAICNAPIPVTKKQLRSFLGLVGFYRKFVPNFAQIASPLTDLTKKGLPTKLKWEDAHNLAFQTLKASLTKCPILKLPDIKETFILQTDASDRGLGAVLLQEELGQKLPIAYASRKLRESECKDRS; from the exons ATGGATGATTTGAATGAGTTAAAAGCATTTGGTGAGGGTTTAGGTCTTAAGGATACTGCTCTGGCAGATTTTATTAAAGAACAGCAAGCTATTAGAAGAGATGAGAGACAAGCTCAGAGAGAGTTGGAAAAGATTAAGATGCATGCTCAAGCGGACGCTGAGAGAGAGAAATATAATTTTGagctagagagagagaaagtgaaGATTGACattgagaaaatgaaattagaGCAACACTCTTATATTGCAAGTGAGTCAAAATCTCACGATAGTCATGTGTCCGCTAAGATTCCCAAACTCCCTTTCTTTGACGATTCTCACGATGAGATGGATA ATTCCAGAGTATCTTCTTCTCCAATGACAATGTCATCATCTTGTCAGAAGAACTCGTCTTTTAACATGCCTTTATCTGCAGGGTATGTTAACAATGTCCCTGTGACGGTACTAAGAGATACTGGGTGTAGTGGTATTGTTGTTAAAATGAGCAAGATACAGGAGGAAAACCTTATAGTTGGTAAGAAACAGACTTGTATTTTAGCAGATGGTTCTAAGGTATCTGTCCCGATTGCCGAAGTGTCCATCGATACGCCATTTCTGAAAGGTCAGTATGAGGTATGGTGTATGGAGAATcctgtgtacgacttgatagTTGGTAACGTTCCAGATGCCAAACCAGCAGATCAACCAGATCCAGATTGGCAGGTAAATGCTGTTGAGACTAGGCAACAGAAACGTGACAAGAGTAAACCATATCCTCAACTTAGGGTTCCAGACATGATTACTGCAGATATCAATCCGATGACAATTAGAGATGCGCAGGAGGATGATCATTCTTTGAAAAAGGTACGTGAAAATGTAGAGAACAATCTCTCTCAGGTTAAGAAAAATGGTAAAGTGAGttggtttaagaaaaatgaccTTATGTTTAGACAGTATAGTACTCATGTGGGAGATAGGGAAAAGACTTATTCTCAATTAGTTGTTCCCGATAAATTCCGAAACCAGGTAATGAAACTTGCACATGATTCATTGCTAGCAGGTCATTTAGGAACACAGCGTACTTTAGCGAGAGTAACGTCAGAATTCTGGTGGCCAGGAATCCAGAGTGATGTGCGAAGATTTTGCCAGTCTTGTGACATTTGTCAGCGCACAGTTCACAAAGGTAAGATTAAGAAAGTACCTCTTGAACGAATGCCACTCATAGACGAACCGTTCCAGAGAGTTGCTGTTGACCTGGTGGGCCCTCTTTCTCCAATCACAGACAAAGGTAATCGCTATATTCTCACTTTAGTGGATTATGCTTCTCGCTATCCTGAAGCCATAGCACTTCCCAGCATCGAAACAGAGAGAATTGCAGAGGCTCTATTTGAAATGTTCTCGAGAATTGGTATACCTCGTGAAATGTTGACAGATATGGGAGCTCAGTTTACTTCCGCATTAATGTCAGAGGTAAGTCGTCTTATTTCTCTTAGTCAGCGGACAACAACCCCGTATCATCCTAGCTGTAATGGGTTGGTGGAACGATTCAACGGGACCTTAAAGCAGATGTTGAAGCGACTCTGTTCCGAGAAACCAAAAGATTGGGACAAGTACCTAAGTGCTGTGCTGTTTGCCTACCGAGAAGTGCCACAGGAGAGTCTTGGATTCTCACCCTTTGAGTTGGTATATGGTAGATCAGTTCGTGGACCTATTTCCATATTGAAGGAGTTGTGGACAAACGACATACCAGATCCAAACGTCAAGACAACCTACCAATATGTCTTAGATCTCAAGGACAGACTCCAGTCTATGGCTGAACTTGCGAAAGAAAGTCTGGAAAAGTCGTCTACCAGATACAAGAAACACTATGACAGGAAAACTAGAACTAGAAGTCTAAAGGTAGGAGATAAAGCTCTTGTTCTTTTACCGACtgacaataacaaattattgcttCAGTGGAAAGGACCTTTTGTAGTCACAAAGAAAGTCAACAGAGTTGATTATCAGTTAGATATGCAAGGTAAGACAAAGACCTTTCAtataaatcttttgaaaaagtacattGAGAGACCAATTTCAGATGTTGCTTCAGTGACGGAAGATGCAGGTGTTCTTGGTTTAGTGAACGCAGCAGTAGTTGATTGCGTAGATGATGAGGACCAAGATGGACAGTTAGATGAGTACCCTCAATCACAGGTTAGTGTAAGCACAGTAAACATTAACCCATCATTGTCATTAGAGAGCAAGGACAGATTGATGAAGCTGCTTTTTAAGTTTGATGATGTTTTTCAAGACAGTCCTGGTATCACAAGTATACTTGAACATGAAATTAGAACGACAAGTGCCAAACCGATTCATGTCAAAAATCGTCAGATACCATATTCAATGGAGGAAACAGTAAACAAAGAGGTGAGTGACATGTTGAAGATGAACATTATTGAATCTTCTGACTCCCCGTATTGTTCACCAGTTGTTATCGTGCCCAAGAAAGATGGAACAAACAGGTTCTGTATAGATTTTCGCCAGTTAAATAATCAGACCATATTTGATTCAGAGCCAATGCCAGATGCTGATGAAATGTTTTCCAAACTTGCAGGAcataaattcttttcaaaaattgatctATCAAAAGGGTACTGGCAGGTTAAGTTAACAGATGATTCAAAACCAAAAACAGCCTTTAGAACAGGTAAAGGTTTGTTTCAGTTCAGGGTCATGCCCTTTGGGTTAGTTACGGCTCCGGCCacattttcaagattaatgcGCAAAGTCTTGCATGGAATGGAGAATGTAGACAATTTCATAGATGACATTTTGGTGTACACAACGTCTCTAGATCATCATTTTGTTGTATTAGATGAGCTTTTTCTGGGATTGCGGACAGCAGGTCTGACAGCAAAACCAGGTAAATGTTCACTGGCCTATTCAAATATTGACTGTCTCGGACATGTAGTGGGTAATGAGGTGTTGAAGCCAGACTTTGACAAGGTTGAAGCTATATGTAATGCCCCTATCCCTGTTACTAAAAAACAGTTAAGGTCATTCCTTGGTTTAGTGGGGTTTTACCGGAAATTTGTGCCCAATTTTGCTCAAATCGCGTCACCATTGACTGACTTGACCAAAAAAGGTTTACCCACTAAGTTAAAATGGGAAGATGCTCACAATTTAGCATTTCAGACGTTAAAAGCTTCACTTACTAAGTGTCCCATATTGAAACTTCCTGATATCAAGGAGACTTTCATTCTACAGACGGACGCTTCAGACAGAGGTCTAGGTGCAGTTCTTTTACAAGAAGAACTTGGTCAGAAACTCCCAATTGCTTATGCTAGTAGAAAGCTAAGAGAGAGTGAGTGCAA AGACAGATCATAG